In the genome of Ureibacillus sp. FSL W7-1570, the window GGGAGAAAGCGGCGGTCCTACTGTAGACGGCGGTCCATTAGGTGAAGGGGACTCTGCGGGAGAACAAAAAGGAACGGTTCCGGTGACGAAAGGAACGGTACGGCCATATGAAGAAGTGGTCGGACAATATGAAGAGCGGTACATGCAAAGTACAAAACGTCTACAATTGCCGAGGGATTTACAAAATGTCGTGGAGTCGTATTTTTCATCGATTCAGTCTGAGGAGTAGGGGGAATTCGTTTGTTTAGTGAACAACAATATGCGGAAATGGCCGAACAATTGCAGCGGGTAAGGGAAGAAATCGGCAAGTTCATTGTCGGCCAGGAAGAGGCCATCGAATATACGCTGTTTTCCATCTTAGCGGATGGCCACGCCTTATTGGAAGGCTTGCCAGGCATGGGGAAAACGATGTTGATTCGGACGATTTCAAAGGTATTGGATTTATCTTTTTCCCGCATTCAATTTACGCCGGATTTGATGCCTGCCGATATTACAGGGACAAATATCATTCAGCGCACCGAAAGCGGCATGCAGCAATTTGAATTTCAGCCGGGCCCGATTTTCAGCCAAATGGTGTTGGCCGATGAAATCAACCGGGCGACGCCGAAAACCCAGAGCGCCTTATTGGAAGCGATGGGGGAAAAGACGGTGACGATTTTGGGCGATACAAAGCCTATGGCGAAACCGTTTTTCGTATTGGCGACGCAAAACCCGATTGAAATGGAAGGAACCTATCCTTTGCCAGAGGCGCAAATGGACCGATTTTTATGCAAAATATTGGTACCTTATCCTGGCAAAGAAGAGTTGATCGAAATTGTTAAACGGACAACCGGTTCGCAAAATGTGCAGTTGGAAAAAGTGATGGATGCGGAGCGGTTGATTGTTGCGCAGCAAATGGTCAAGGAAGTATTGGTGGCCGATGAAATGCTGGAATATGCAGCTGATTTGGTGGTGGCCACCCATCCGAAAGAGGACGGCGCCCTTCCGTTTGTGAAGCAATACGTCATGTACGGAAGCGGGCCAAGGGGATTCCAAAGCATCATTAAACTTGCGAAAGCGCGGGCAGTGTATAACGGAAGATTCCATGTAGCCATTGCGGATATTAAAGCTGTGGCCAAGCCGGCATTGCGCCATCGGATTCTATTGAATTATGAAGGGGAAGCAACAGGAAAAACGACAGACGCGTTAATTGAAGAAATTTTAAATGAGATTCCTCAAGGAGCTTCATCATGAGTCATTTCATTCTGCCGGATGATTTAATTGCAAAATTGGGGCGCTTATCGGTTGCCACATCTTCCAAATTGAGGGGACACCATAAAGGTTCCCATCGCTCCTCGCGTATCGGTTCATCCCTTGATTTTTCCGACTATCGGGAATATGCCTTGGGGGATGACGTGCGGCAAGTGGACTGGAATGTCTACGCAAGAACGGAAAAATATTTTATTAAGCGTTTTTTGGATGAACAAGAAATGAGGGTCCATATTTTGCTGGATTCTTCCCGCTCGATGGGGGAGGGGAAAAAGTGGCTGTTTGCAAGGCAGATTGCCTGTGCTTTAGGCTTTATGGTCTTGAACCGGGACGACCGGCTTTCCTTTTCCACATTAGAAGAAAATACGTTTTTCAGAAAAAAAGGGGCCGCTTATCGGAAAGCCTACTTGCAAATGGTGACAAACATGCAGGAGGCAAACATTAAAGGCAGTTTTGCCCGAAATGGTATAAAGGCCATTCCAAAAGACTGCACCGTCCTTTTTGTTGTGACGGACGGTTTGGAGCCTCTGGAAGAATGGGAACATTTTTTCCGCAAGCTCCCCCGCTTTTCAGGGGATGTCCGGTGCATTCAAATTGTGACGGAAGAAGAATTGCATCCAACCTTTACCGGAGATGTTCGGCTGATTGATGCAGAAAGCGATGAAGAACTGAATGTTTCGATGTCGAATAAGGTGCTGGAGCAGTATCAAAAAGAACGGGATGAGCATGAGAAAGCATTTTATGCCATCTGTAACCGTTTTGGCATTAAAACCATCCAATTAGTTGCGGAAGACGGGATTCAGCGGGCCATTTTTCATCAACTATTAAAGAATCGGTGGGTACAGTGAGGTGATACACTTTGGGTTTTAGTCAAACCTTCTTTCTATGGGCGATAATTTTCCCAATCATTGTTCTTTTATATTATTTCTTTCGGAAAAAATATAAAAAACAAGAAGTATCTTCCACCCTTTTTTGGGAACAAGTGATGCAAGAAACCAAAGTATCACCTTACTTAAAACATTTGCAGCGGAATGCGTTGTTTTATTTCCAAATGTTGGCGCTGCTCTTATTCGTCCTTGCACTGATGAATCCATATGTCAAAACGAAGGAAATCAGCGGTGAGCAAGTAATCTGGATTGTTGATACATCTGCGACAATGCTTGCGGGAAAAGAAAAAACGATATTTGAGAAACATCGGGATGAAATGCGTTCTCTCGTCAAATCGGTGGGTGAAAGGCCTTTAACCATCATTACAACCGGAAGTGAACCAAAGGCGGTTCTCCGGCAAGAAACCAATGCGCGGCAAATTGAAAAAGCCATCGATGAATTGGCTGTTACCTATGAAGAAGAGCA includes:
- a CDS encoding DUF58 domain-containing protein translates to MSHFILPDDLIAKLGRLSVATSSKLRGHHKGSHRSSRIGSSLDFSDYREYALGDDVRQVDWNVYARTEKYFIKRFLDEQEMRVHILLDSSRSMGEGKKWLFARQIACALGFMVLNRDDRLSFSTLEENTFFRKKGAAYRKAYLQMVTNMQEANIKGSFARNGIKAIPKDCTVLFVVTDGLEPLEEWEHFFRKLPRFSGDVRCIQIVTEEELHPTFTGDVRLIDAESDEELNVSMSNKVLEQYQKERDEHEKAFYAICNRFGIKTIQLVAEDGIQRAIFHQLLKNRWVQ
- a CDS encoding MoxR family ATPase, coding for MAEQLQRVREEIGKFIVGQEEAIEYTLFSILADGHALLEGLPGMGKTMLIRTISKVLDLSFSRIQFTPDLMPADITGTNIIQRTESGMQQFEFQPGPIFSQMVLADEINRATPKTQSALLEAMGEKTVTILGDTKPMAKPFFVLATQNPIEMEGTYPLPEAQMDRFLCKILVPYPGKEELIEIVKRTTGSQNVQLEKVMDAERLIVAQQMVKEVLVADEMLEYAADLVVATHPKEDGALPFVKQYVMYGSGPRGFQSIIKLAKARAVYNGRFHVAIADIKAVAKPALRHRILLNYEGEATGKTTDALIEEILNEIPQGASS